The genomic stretch gaaaattgatTGGAGGTCATCCacgtttttatgtccttaaggcatgtttgaagtttagcttagtttcatctggcttgatcgattgATATAATTGGGTATATAGATATTGGTAATAgttataataatatacaatGGTTCTGACACCAATAAATTCTCAGTGTTTTAGAATAAGAAATGAAAATTGAAGCTGGAAGCAGCGATGAACAGGCCCTCGCACCTAACCGCACGTTGGGGTGTGCTGCATTTGCGGCGATATTGACGAGGCTGAATGACGAACCTCTgaattttcatgcattttgaaTACTGCACGaaggagttaaatgtcacttcctgtgtccactacaTGGTGctagacaacaacaacaaaaccccCTAATTATACGTCATGTACCCGTATATCAAGTGTGGACCACACTCTGAAAAATTCACAtgaatcaaatgatgattgtcacacAAGCCTACTTGTTGCTTCTAGGTGGCACAATGACTATGACTCCTTAgtggcatgtagatgtcctcagactgggactcttatcaaacatgtgaaatttggggatTTGACAATGTACATTCAAGTTACAACTTTCTGTGTCACGGCGAAACATCGTCTTTCGACGACGCGCCACGGACAAGCCCTCCAACCAAAACTCACAGTTGCCACAAATTTCATCgtgaaggtctttagattgcactgcaaAAGTCAGTcggattaattaattagtttgtTAGTACTGAGCctttaaatggcaaaaaaagtgcacattcaattcaaaatggctgacttccttttgggtttagggtatggctccaagaggcttttttgcatgttttgggGTGATACATGTacctcccaaatttcgtacgTGTATGTGAAACGTAGGCCAGTGGCTGCTTTTGAAAAGATTTGTAGGGGGCActatggagccattttgccacgCCCATGCGCAAGACCCGCAAGATACGTAATTTTTCGCCCCTTCTGAGTGTGTGCAATATTTTCTGCGATTTCGAGCACCTTTAGCCTCTCAAAAATGCGATTCATTTGGAATGGGTGAGAATAATAATTATTCCTTGCATGCCAATAGGGACCTCGCAGTGTTTGCTGCTCGGGCCCTAATAACAATCCTTACTAAGAAATTGCAGCACTGCCAATAGAGGCTGCAATTTTCATTACAACCCACATTATAAAGGTTTAGGATGGAACTCTGCACACTACTGAGCGACAGAACTGTTATTCTTACAGGCTAAATAGTTGTAAGAATCTGAGCTTGTCCTGAGTATGACATTAGTAAAAGGGTGGatttttcaaatacaaaaacaactaTCTGTATGGCTAGATACAGTAGAATAAGtgagtgatatatatatatatatatatatatatatatatatatatatatatatatatatatatatatatatatatatatatctggaTGAGCCAGATGCCAGCTTAGAAAATCAGACAACATTAGCTGTTCTAGTCAGGGCTATTCCATTGGCAGAAATCTTCAGAAAGAACACCTTTAACTATTTGCACCATGTTTCTTCCACTGCTGTGAATGTgtaaccaaaaacagagctgttcttttcttttgtctggcTCTTCTATGGAGACGGGTATGGAGAAGTTGGTTGACAATGTAAAAATTTGTCTGGCTGTGTGACAGACCAGCAGGCGCTGGAGAGCCTGGtggacaggaagtcagagaTGAAGGATGATAAAGAAGAGGTGGCGAAGGAGGCACTCTGTGCAGAAAATCAGGAGGAAGACCAGCTGAAGAAACCTCGCAGAAAAGACACACCCGCCCTCAACTCTCCTCCACATATACCAGGTCagcgcacacatgcacacacactcacactcacacacacacaatatataagGCTTAACCATGATTTTCTTAATTGATGAATTGGAACTTAAGCatataaatgtttatgttgtaAGGCCGTTAAAATCAATGCACTGTGTACATCTAAGAATgctaagtttattttgaattgtaGAGATAATATTTTTGTGATGCCTTTCGGAGCTTTGTGTCTACAGTattacatataataatatacagtaggttTGTCATTACCTTCTAAAATAACCCATAGGAGCGTTTTCTGATCTCACACTACTAACAGGACAATACTTTTCTTTGCCACTCTGCCAAACCACATATGAccattacaaaaatgatttatttgagTATTATTTGATATGCCACCACAACAGTTAAGCTTTAGTTTGGTTTAGGCACAACAGGTTCTTTATGTGAGTTAGGGAAAGAGCATGGCtggggttaaaataagtactttgtttAGCCAGCTACGAAAAGTTCTGTAATGTTAACAAAGTGGTTGGTTAAGATTTGAGTATTTTCagaaataatcagaatcagaaatacttaattaATCCCGAGAAGAAACtcttgctacagcagctcactatcacgtcagtgcacacatgaatagaagtactaggcaaaaaaatataatacactataatacaggtcagaaaataaattaagtaccaagtgggtataagtgtaaaatataataagtgtgaagtataaaatgggtttaccggttgatggtaaaaatatggtataaagtactaGTGCATggactgccaagttaagtgtagcttatttataatgagatgaggatattgcacagcagtaatagaggtatgaataaatatcaatatcaataaatagggaattcaAGTATATTgcccaggagtattaacacagggtattgcacaattatgtcaagtattgcatagatgcaatgatcaatgtccagtttaatgacttagggtcatacagactgacacttagagggaggagtttgatggccacaggcaggaatgacttcctgtggtgctctgtggtgctttatggggggatgagtcttccgctgaaggtactcctttgtttgaccagcacgtcatggaatggttgggagacactgtccaagatggcatgtagtttggccagcatccttctctctgacaccactgccagagagtccagctccacccccacaatgtcactggccttacggatcagtttgttgagtctgttagcgtccgctaccctcagcctgctgccccagcatgcaacagcatacaggatagcactggccaccacagactcataaaacatcttcaccatTGttcggcagatgttgaaggacctcagcctcctcaggaattagaggcggctctggcccttcctgtaaacagcttgagtgttcttagcccagtccagttattgtccatgtgtactcccaggtatttgtagtcctcaacaatgtccacactgaccccctggatggaaaccggggtcactggtgccttggcccttcgtaggtctagaaccagctcagctcagcttagattttgtcgcattgagctgcagatggttctactcataccatgagacaaagttctccaccacagccctgtactcagactcatcaccactgctgatacatcccaccacctGGGTGATCTTGGGTGTAGTAATGGGAAAGTAATCATAAATCAGGGTTCACCTACTAGCTTTTTGTGGGGCTTTCGACCACAGCTTATGTTTGTCATCAGCAAATGACAGTGGTtcagttgtcatcatgtgacaAACAACATATGACTTTTacccaggagactggggttcgTGTCccctgtgaaaccaaaagttaacattgagatatttaaagttttaagtttcgTTAGGCTACAAGTGACATAAGTCACTACCCACTATTTAACTACCTAACTTTGAAGGCATCTCCTACAATGCTGAGGGGCACTGACAAAACATTGGCATTTGACACCCTGGGAATGTGAATGGGTTGCGATGACAGGTGGTGGCAGATGAGGTCAGAACTCTGTTGTCAGATATGAATGTCCCTCCTTCTCGGGCCGTCCACTGACTCCTGGCCGATGACCTTAGAACTCTTCTCAGTGGACGCTGTGAGTGGTTTGGTGgtcacagacagctgatgtaGTGTTCCCCACAGCTGTCACATGTGATGTCATGATGATGTCATATCATTGTACCCACCAaggtaattgctgagatctgggaagaCAGCGACATCACTTCAACGAAGTCCAACAGGTCAAGAAACAGGAGTATTCAGAGGATCAGACAGGTTGGGAACAAACCAACAGTTTGTCCACAtcatctaaaccactttatttagaggtcaaactgaaagtgagtgcaTCCTAAATGTATCTAATAATCAGGAAAACTGTGAGCGGACAACTACAGTAAGTAGAGTAGGTCACAGCTGAAGCAGGAAGTGGCTTTGTGAACTGattgtttacaacagacagctTGGGCAATAATTTTACCGTtcacctgttttctttttcaaataagTTGAACTAACCAGGGGATTCGTCTCCAACTTGTCTGATTGTTTGACTGCTCCTGTTTTTGACCTGTCACACTTCGTTTTAATGATGATGCCACATTCCTAGATCCCAGCTATTTACTTTGTGAGTTGGTGTTATTATAACTGTTAGAACCGATGGCCAGatctaagaaaataaaattcaagTTGCATAAAATTGTAGTTTTATGTTGACCTTCTCTATCTCCTGCTGCATTGACCTCCAAAACAGGAAGCCTCTCCAACTAAACATCACAGTGAACTGGTTTCTTGGTTTAAAGCTGACAACCGTGTTTTCCTTCTCTTTAGGAGTGAGACTGCTAAAGGCGGAGAAGCAGATGGTCCACTCAGAGGATGAGGAAAAGGATGTGAAAGATTAAAGCCTctctttaacttttattttgttgtcaataaatgtttttatgtccaCACTCTCATTAAATGTTGACCAAACATTTCTCTTTCACCatgtctctgctgctcttccccCCCTCACTGTGattgaacaaagaaagaaaacagatttaatgtttttgaCAGCAACAGGTACTTTAGTTCACTGgcggccacacacacacatttccttgGTCACACTGAATTGACAATTAGCTGTATAAATGCTGACGTGTAGACTTCTTTGAGTGTGAATGAGTACATCTTTAAGGCATTGTATTGTACATTGTATTGTACAGGACATACCCCAAAAGTTTTAAAGTTTAAGTTTTAAACAAAGGGCCCCATTCAGTGTTCGGTATGAAAGTAGTCCATTCTACTCATTGACATGACAGCAATAATAATCTATGCCACATTCAACAGTCAAAAATAAGTCTCTCCAAAATGGTTATTATGAAAGGTATTTTTATGGTGGAGAAAAGTATCAAGGAGGGATTTAAGGCTGTATAGAAGGTCTCCTGCTAGTAATTTATGGTTACTGCACTTCAATGTGTTCAAGCCCTGAATAAGTGCAGAGgaatgaatcagaatcagaaatactttattgatgccCGAGGGGAAACTTTAGTTATAAATGCAGACAGATTAACCGAAGTTCCTGCTTTCACTacattaaacataattttttttatggcCATTTAAACGCATCTACTGGCTGCAAAGGGTTTACTTAAAttagtttatttgtgttttaagcATTATGCTGTCATTGCCGCATATCTGCTCCAAGTATTCAGTTTGCTCTTATAGACAAAATCATCAGATTGGCAGCACATTGACGTGCCAGAAACAGATGTGGTTCTGAGACATCTATTCCCAGGGCAACGTCTAAGAATTAGTTTTGTTCCAGTTAACTTCCTTTGCGCTGCCTCAATTGAATGAACCTCCCACCTGTGCACCGTGTGCTCTGCACAGGCAAAACGAATTTCAACGTCGGAAATACCAAACTGTCAGAACACTGCTTGCACTGGTTGTTGCACTACCACAGGAATAGGGCCTTATGTCTTTTGTATTGACGGTACTGGGTTTTGCTATTTTTGAAGGAGATTTTGTTTGAAatttcttttctcattcatCATAACTGGGCTGGGCTGGGTATTGAAGTGTTTTGACAGTTGTTTGATGAGTTTCTGTACTGCTAccaaaaaaactttttcaatACCTTACTTTGACAAATATGAACATACTTTGTACTaattttttcttacatttaacaaaagaagccaaacctctgaaatgttaaatgttgtttaaacaAATACAGCCGTACAAGAACTTTGCTAAGTAAAATTCTGCGTTGAATGTTAAAGGTACTGTTTGATCAGAAAATTATTAAGACTATAAGACCAGACATTCAATGCCAGCGttcagtacttgacagtttCTGATTCTCAGTACTACAGACCAAGGGCGTAAAATTGGTTTAACTTTGGTAgggacattttttttgtcagatggCAAATACACAGTTGTGTATGTTTaactctttttctgttttatatgcactcatatgtgcacacatatacagttgtatgcaaaagtttaggaacccctgacaatttccatgattttcatttataaatatttgggtgtttggatcagcaatttcattttgatctatcaaataactgaaggacacagtaatatttcagtagtgaaataaggtttattggattaacagaaaatgtgcaatatgcatcaaaacgaaattagacaggtgcataaatttgggcacccttgtcattttgttgatttgaatacctgtaactacttagcactgattaattggaacacacaattggtttggtgagctcattaagccttgaacttcatagacaggtgcatccaatcatgagaaaaggtatttaaggtggccaattgaaagttgttgttctctttgactctcctctgaagagtggcaacatgggggcctcaaaacaactctcaaatgacctgaaaaaaaagattgttctacattatggtttagggggaggctacaaaaagttatcgcagaaatataagctgtcagtgtccactgtgaggaacatagtgaggaaatggaggaccacaggcacagttcttgttaaggccagaagtggcaggccacataaaatattggagaggcaaaggcgaaggatggtgagaacggtcaaaaacagcccacagaccacctccaaagacctacaacatcaacctgctgcagatggtgtcactgtgcattgttcaacaattcagcgcactttgcacaaggagaagctatatgggagagtgatgcgaaagaagccttttctgcacacacgccacaaacggagtcgcttgaagtatgcaaacacatttggacaagccagcttcattttggaataaggtgctgtggactgatgaaacaaagattgagttatttggtcataacaaggggcgttatgcatggcggcaaaagaacacaacgttccaagaaaaacacttgctacccacagtaaaatttggtggaggttccatcatgctgtggggttgtgtggccagtgccggtattgggaatctggttaaagttgagggtcgcatggattccactcaatatcagcagattcttgagaataatgttgaggaatcagtcacaaagttgaagttacgcggggctggatatttcaacaagacaacgacccaaaacactgctcaaaatctactctggcctttatgcagaggaacaagtacaatgttctggaatggccatcccagtccccagacctgaatatcattgaacatctgtggggtgatttgaagcgggctgtccatgctcggcaaccatcaaacctaactgaactggagatgttttgtaaggaggaatggtccaaaatacattcatccagaatccagacactcattacaggctataggaagcgtctagaggctgttatttctgctaaaggaggctctactaaatattgatgtgatttttctgttggggtgcccaaatttatgcacctgtctaatttcgttttgatgcatattgcacattttctgttaatccaataaatctcatttcactactgaaatattactgtgtccttcagttatttgatagatcaaaatgaaattgctgatccaaacacccaaatatttataaatgaaaatcatggaaattgtcagggattcctaaacttttgcatacaactgtacatACATGAATAGCTTGACTCTACAAAACTTTTACTTCATTTAATATGTATTTGCTTATATAACTCGCCTAAAACAGGAATGCATTTTTCTCTGGTTTTAAACAGatattttacaatttattttaactATATAAATCTAAAATTAAGATTAAGACtaaaattaatcattaaaaaaatagatatGATAGATTTCCACAATTAATGTTATGCAAATAAATGCATATTAACCTGTAGGTAATCTGTTACTCTGTttgaacaaactgatctgtaaacCATCTTCAAACCTGTAACTCTGTCAATCTGTGATTTGGCGACACAACTCAATCGTCTCCTGAAGCAAATAAAATGTAGCTTCATGAGACACAGCTCAAACGTTAACATATTTAAACCCACTCAAAAACTTTAccttgtatttcttttttaatcaacTCATTAATTTACAGCTAGACATTTCACTACAACACCAGAGCTCACCTGCagctcacctgtctgtgtgtctgtgctgctcaGGCTGTGGCTATCAGGATTCTCCTGATAAAATGATGTCTGACATTCAGCTGTGGGTTATTTACACTATAATGTCCATAAAATAATGGCCTATACAATAACAACTCAGCTGCTGATCCACTGGTGAAAAAGGGTTAGGGGTGGGTATGCGTTTGACAAATGTTCATCCTACACGTTCATGTCAAAGATGATAAGTGTTTGTGATCATCTCTGTTCAGACTCTACTTCTGACAGAGCCACAGCTGGCCGACAATGTGCAGTACAGCGGCTTACCAGACCATCAGGTCAGGTATCCCCCATACTTCACGCTTTCACTCTTCATTAATATAGGCCACTTTTTACAGAAAGCACACAAACCTGGCAACTCTGCATAGGTCTTACCAGTAACACTGTGAGATCAGTAAAAATATTGGCAGGGACAATTCAGCACTGCTGTCAGCCTGAGCTATGAAAATATTAGTACAATTACATTAAAGAACACAAATGTTCCCAGCTGGACGATAGAAAGAGGACAAGTAGTGAAAGGAATGGGGAACCCTGTagacacaataaaatatacagtataactgtAAAACTACTAACAAAATGTATCAATTGACctttaaataatgaaacaaaaatataattaagaaactattgacagaaatgtattttgcaaaaaaaaagaggagattTAAAGGAAGTGATGGGTCAGGAAGCATTGGCAGTGGTAAAACGGAGAGATATCACCAATAGAGGTGCCGGTGATGATGCAGCTACAGTAACCTAAACGAGATTAATATTAAGCAGAAGGTCAACTGGAATACAAAGCTACAATatgcaaatataaacaaagacTGATTATCCTGTGATATTATCTTCTGATATGAcatcacagtgatgtcacactCTATACTATAATGTCACTTTCGGCGACGCAGGGAGATGCGCTGCAGTCTCCTGGCTTTTCCCCTGGCATCAATAGGCCGCATCTCAGTGACCTTCGATCTGACCAGCCGATAGGAGCTGGCACAGTAGCTGGGTCTCTTGCAGTAATGGATCAGATGGCAGTCAGGCTGTGGGTCTGCAGAGACAGCAAAATCAAAGTTAGCATGTAATGACATTCTAGTCTTTGAGCTTtgagctgtgtgtatgtgtcttatAAAGTCTTACTTTAACTGTGACAACTTCTTGCAACTTGTGTAGCTTTCTAAAAATCtacaaaatctaaaaaagtCACTTCATCCATCTTGGGTGGATCACATGGCcatctgattttttaaaaagttgtcaTTAATgcaacccctaaccctaacccctaacccatCAGAGACAGATTACATTGTGACTGTTCAAAGCACATCAGGTctcagattttttgttttttttaacccgCTCCACCTGTTTATCAGTCCTGTAAAGTTATGGGCTTCCTTTATTTCTCACTGATGGAGGTGTATATCATTTATTGAAAAAGCACCTTTACAAGGTGTCAAAATTTGACTTCAGTAAAACTAGAATATTATctgtattatcatcaaaatgtacttcttAATTTGCACACTAACTAATAACTATATCTGTCAAATACATTTAGTGaatgaaaaagtacaaaatttgcctctgagatgtagaggagtagaagtatagtcacatacaatgaaaatactcaagtaaagtacatgtaccttaaacagtacttgagtaaatttagTTTCCAAATGAAAAAGTCGTCGGGGTGCGTACCATTGTGACACTGCCGCTGCTGCTTCTCTATGTGGCCGCCAGGCTTCTTCTTGTCTGGGTAATTTGAGCCTGATCCCAGCCGGGAGCCTGCTGCCTCTCCTGGATTATTTTCTCCTTCATCCTCTTTAGGCTGtcgctcctcctgctgcctcctgTTTTCCACGTCTGTTTTGATCTCCTTCTTTCCTGTGTTAGGTCTGTCAACAGTTCTCTTTGAcgctttctcctcttctgtctcaTTCTCTTCCTGGCTACCCTTCTCTGCCTCCTTCTTGGCATTTTCCTCCAGGTctaccagcacacacacacacacacacacacacacacacacattaatacatgaaaatatTCTCTATAATG from Siniperca chuatsi isolate FFG_IHB_CAS linkage group LG19, ASM2008510v1, whole genome shotgun sequence encodes the following:
- the ppp1r17 gene encoding protein phosphatase 1, regulatory subunit 17-like isoform X1; the protein is MQRREDAPPLSFITQSHTAPVSLCDTAETERASEMTTGCMRSTLEPEHRLMTQESKNYQQALESLVDRKSEMKDDKEEVAKEALCAENQEEDQLKKPRRKDTPALNSPPHIPGVRLLKAEKQMVHSEDEEKDVKD
- the ppp1r17 gene encoding protein phosphatase 1, regulatory subunit 17-like isoform X2; this encodes MTTGCMRSTLEPEHRLMTQESKNYQQALESLVDRKSEMKDDKEEVAKEALCAENQEEDQLKKPRRKDTPALNSPPHIPGVRLLKAEKQMVHSEDEEKDVKD